A portion of the Parambassis ranga chromosome 22, fParRan2.1, whole genome shotgun sequence genome contains these proteins:
- the odc1 gene encoding ornithine decarboxylase: protein MNTATPTDFEFSFLEEGFSARDIVEQKINESSMTDDRDAFYVCDLGDVLKKHLRWARNLPRITPFYAVKCNDSRAVVMTLASLGAGFDCASKTEIQLVQSLGVEPSRIIYANPCKQVSQIKYASAHGVQMMTFDSEVELMKVARCHSNAKMVLRIATDDSKAVCRLSVKFGAPLKACRGLLDQAKKLGLDVIGVSFHVGSGCTDPETYTQAIADARCVFDMGEELGFNMNLLDIGGGFPGSDNAELKFEEITAVINPALDKYFPADTGVKIIAEPGRFYVASAYTLVVNIIAKKVITDEDEEDEVPGDRTLMYYVNDGVYGSFNCILYDHAHCLPTLHKKPKPDEAMYPCSIWGPTCDGLDRIVEQCNLPDLQVGDWLIFENMGAYTVAASSTFNGFQRPDIYYVMSRPAWQQVQQICSQGMPAPAGESCPFEVPACCGRESSLDMPTKTCQANVV from the exons ATGAACACTGCCACGCCCACAGATTTTGAATTCTCATTCCTTGAGGAGGGGTTCTCTGCTCGGGATATTGTTGAGCAGAAGATCAATGAGTCATCCATGACG GATGACAGGGATGCCTTCTATGTCTGCGATTTGGGAGACGTCCTGAAGAAACACCTGCGCTGGGCAAGGAACCTGCCTCGCATTACTCCCTTCTATGCCGTCAAATGCAATGACAGCCGGGCCGTCGTTATGACACTGGCATCCCTGGGAGCCGGCTTCGACTGTGCAAGCAAG ACTGAGATTCAGCTGGTTCAGTCTCTGGGAGTGGAACCAAGCAGAATCATCTATGCCAACCCCTGCAAGCAAGTCTCTCAGATAAAGTATGCCTCTGCCCATGGGGTCCAGATGATGACCTTTGATAGCGAGGTGGAACTAATGAAAGTGGCCCGCTGCCATAGCAATGCCAA GATGGTGCTGCGTATCGCCACAGATGATTCAAAGGCGGTGTGCCGCCTGAGTGTAAAGTTCGGTGCCCCACTCAAAGCCTGTCGCGGTCTTCTGGACCAGGCTAAGAAACTGGGACTGGATGTGATCGGTGTCAGCTTCCATGTCGGCAGTGGCTGCACTGACCCGGAGACATACACCCAGGCTATCGCAGATGCCCGTTGTGTATTTGATATGGGG GAAGAGCTGGGCTTCAACATGAATCTGTTGGACATTGGAGGTGGCTTCCCTGGTTCAGACAATGCTGAACTCAAATTTGAAGAG ATCACAGCCGTAATCAACCCAGCCCTTGATAAGTATTTTCCCGCTGACACCGGCGTTAAGATCATTGCTGAACCAGGGCGCTTCTATGTGGCCTCTGCATACACACTGGTTGTCAACATCATTGCCAAGAAGGTCATCACAGATGAAGACG AGGAAGATGAAGTGCCTGGTGACAGGACTCTGATGTACTATGTCAATGATGGCGTGTATGGATCATTCAACTGCATCCTCTATGACCACGCTCACTGCTTGCCAACTCTGCATAAG AAGCCAAAGCCAGATGAAGCCATGTACCCCTGCAGTATCTGGGGACCAACATGTGATGGTCTGGACCGCATTGTGGAGCAGTGCAACCTGCCTGACCTGCAGGTGGGAGACTGGCTGATTTTTGAGAACATGGGTGCCTACACCGTGGCTGCCTCCTCTACATTCAATGGCTTCCAAAGACCTGACATATACTACGTCATGTCCCGCCCTGCCTG GCAACAGGTGCAGCAGATCTGTTCCCAGGGCATGCCAGCTCCTGCAGGGGAGTCTTGCCCATTTGAAGTGCCAGCCTGCTGTGGCCGAGAGAGCAGCTTGGACATGCCCACCAAGACCTGCCAGGCCAATGTGgtttaa